Proteins encoded together in one Citromicrobium bathyomarinum window:
- the polA gene encoding DNA polymerase I — MADKQHLYLVDGSAYIFRAYHRLPPLTNPEGTPVGAVYGYTTMLWKLAEDLDKAEGPTHLAVVLDKSSQSFRNEIYDQYKANRPDPPEDLVPQFPLIRDATRAFSLPMIEEPGVEADDMIASYARAAAAQGWDVTIVSSDKDLMQLVGTSEQGGTIDMLDTMKSARIGPAEVEEKFGVAPELVGDVLALMGDSVDNIPGIFGVGPKTATKLIQDHGSLTAALDAAPEMKKSKLKERLLEHRADAELSRILVTLKEDCELPIAIDDMKLGKIPPEPLAAFLTQHGFGSLLRRLEGGNGGPGPKTQLHPAKPQNPGEAHAPQGNSQPLSEMPAIDRSAYECVQSVEQLDEWIEKAFAARLVAVDTETSALDAMQADLVGVSLAIGPNQACYIPLGHFNEGGGGDDMFAEKPQQIETEVALAKLKPLLESDAVVKVGQNIKYDLNVLARHGIAVAPIEDTMIVSFALDAGRSQDGIGGGHGMDELAQRHLGHTCLTFKEICGTGKKAIPFGEVPIDRATEYAAEDADVTSRLYTHLKPRLAVEGGTRIYERVDRPLIPVVAGMERHGIKVDRQQLAALSERFARETARLEGEIHEIAGQEFTVGSPKQLGDILFDKMGYKGGKKGKSGQYSTDQSVLEKLDATGAPIATKVLEWRQLAKLKSTYTDALQQAINPKTNRVHTSYSLVGAQTGRLSSTDPNLQNIPIRTEIGREIRQAFVADEGNVLLAADYSQIELRLAAHMADVAPLREAFAAGEDIHARTAQEMFGSVDRDTRARAKTINFAILYGISRWGLAGRLGIEADEAQDLIDIYFARFPGIQRYIVNTMETVRECGYSQTLFGRKTWFPRINSKNQAERQGSERAAVNAPIQGTSADIIKRAMARMGPALAEAGLKPDAPDGVRMLLQVHDELVFEMPEGLVEQAKPVIRSVMADAAGPAVELSVPLGVEIGTGKNWDDAH; from the coding sequence ATGGCCGACAAGCAGCACCTCTATCTCGTCGACGGTTCGGCGTATATCTTCCGCGCGTATCACCGCCTGCCCCCGCTGACCAATCCGGAGGGGACACCGGTGGGCGCGGTCTATGGCTACACCACCATGCTGTGGAAGCTGGCCGAGGATCTCGACAAGGCCGAGGGGCCAACGCACCTGGCGGTGGTGCTCGACAAGTCGAGCCAGAGCTTCCGCAACGAGATTTACGACCAGTACAAGGCCAACCGGCCCGATCCGCCGGAAGACCTCGTCCCGCAATTTCCTCTGATCCGCGACGCCACCCGCGCGTTCAGCCTGCCGATGATCGAGGAACCCGGCGTCGAGGCGGACGACATGATCGCCTCCTACGCCCGCGCCGCGGCAGCGCAGGGCTGGGACGTCACCATCGTCTCGTCCGACAAGGACCTGATGCAGCTGGTCGGCACCAGCGAGCAGGGCGGCACGATCGATATGCTCGATACGATGAAGAGCGCGCGGATCGGCCCCGCCGAGGTCGAAGAGAAGTTCGGCGTCGCGCCCGAACTGGTGGGCGACGTCCTCGCGCTGATGGGCGATTCGGTCGACAACATCCCCGGCATTTTCGGAGTCGGCCCCAAGACCGCGACCAAGCTGATCCAGGATCACGGATCGCTCACCGCCGCGCTCGACGCGGCTCCCGAGATGAAGAAGAGCAAGCTCAAGGAACGCCTGCTCGAACATCGGGCCGATGCCGAACTCAGCCGCATTCTGGTCACGCTGAAGGAAGATTGCGAGCTGCCGATCGCGATCGACGATATGAAGCTGGGCAAGATCCCGCCCGAACCGCTCGCCGCCTTCCTCACCCAACACGGCTTCGGCAGCCTGCTGAGGCGGCTGGAGGGCGGAAATGGCGGCCCCGGCCCGAAGACCCAGCTGCACCCCGCCAAGCCGCAGAACCCGGGCGAGGCGCATGCGCCGCAGGGCAACAGCCAGCCGCTGTCCGAGATGCCCGCGATCGACCGCAGCGCCTACGAGTGCGTGCAGAGTGTAGAGCAGCTCGACGAATGGATCGAGAAGGCCTTCGCCGCGCGGCTGGTGGCGGTCGATACCGAAACCAGCGCGCTCGACGCGATGCAGGCGGATCTGGTCGGCGTCAGCCTCGCCATCGGGCCCAACCAGGCCTGCTACATCCCGCTGGGCCATTTCAACGAAGGCGGCGGCGGGGACGACATGTTCGCCGAGAAGCCGCAGCAGATCGAGACCGAAGTGGCGCTCGCGAAGCTCAAGCCGCTGCTCGAAAGCGATGCGGTCGTCAAGGTCGGGCAGAACATCAAGTACGATCTCAACGTGCTCGCTCGGCATGGCATCGCGGTGGCGCCGATCGAAGACACGATGATCGTCAGCTTCGCGCTGGATGCAGGGCGCTCGCAGGACGGCATCGGCGGCGGCCACGGGATGGACGAGCTGGCGCAGCGCCATCTCGGCCATACCTGCCTGACCTTCAAGGAAATCTGCGGCACCGGCAAGAAGGCGATCCCCTTCGGCGAAGTGCCGATCGATCGCGCGACCGAATACGCGGCGGAAGATGCCGACGTCACCTCGCGGCTCTACACGCACCTCAAACCGCGGCTGGCGGTCGAGGGCGGCACACGCATCTACGAGCGGGTCGATCGCCCGCTGATCCCGGTGGTCGCCGGGATGGAGCGGCACGGGATCAAGGTCGACCGCCAGCAGCTCGCCGCTCTGTCGGAGCGGTTTGCGCGGGAAACCGCCCGTCTCGAAGGCGAGATCCATGAAATCGCCGGGCAGGAATTCACCGTCGGCAGCCCCAAGCAGCTGGGCGACATCCTGTTCGATAAGATGGGGTACAAGGGCGGCAAGAAGGGCAAGAGCGGGCAATACTCGACCGACCAGTCCGTTCTGGAGAAGCTGGACGCGACCGGCGCGCCGATCGCCACGAAAGTTCTCGAATGGCGCCAGCTCGCCAAACTCAAGTCGACCTATACCGACGCGTTGCAGCAGGCGATCAACCCGAAAACCAACCGCGTGCACACCAGCTACAGCCTAGTCGGCGCGCAGACCGGCCGCCTGTCGAGCACCGATCCCAACCTGCAAAACATTCCGATCCGCACCGAGATCGGCCGCGAGATCCGGCAGGCCTTCGTCGCCGACGAGGGCAACGTGCTGCTCGCCGCCGACTATTCGCAGATCGAACTGCGGCTGGCCGCGCACATGGCCGATGTGGCCCCCTTGCGTGAAGCCTTTGCCGCGGGCGAGGATATCCACGCGCGCACCGCGCAGGAGATGTTCGGCAGCGTCGACCGCGATACCCGGGCGCGCGCCAAGACGATCAACTTCGCGATCCTCTACGGCATTTCGCGCTGGGGCCTCGCCGGGCGGCTGGGGATCGAGGCGGACGAGGCGCAGGACCTGATCGACATCTACTTCGCCCGCTTTCCCGGCATCCAGCGCTATATCGTCAACACGATGGAGACCGTGCGCGAGTGCGGCTATTCGCAAACCCTGTTCGGCCGCAAAACGTGGTTCCCGCGGATCAATTCCAAGAACCAGGCGGAACGGCAGGGGAGCGAGCGTGCCGCGGTCAACGCGCCGATCCAGGGCACCAGTGCGGACATCATCAAGCGCGCCATGGCCCGCATGGGTCCCGCGCTCGCCGAAGCGGGCCTGAAGCCCGATGCGCCCGACGGGGTGCGGATGCTGCTGCAGGTGCATGACGAACTGGTGTTCGAAATGCCCGAAGGACTGGTCGAGCAGGCCAAACCGGTCATCCGGTCGGTCATGGCCGACGCCGCCGGCCCGGCGGTCGAGCTCAGCGTGCCGCTGGGGGTCGAGATCGGCACCGGGAAAAACTGGGACGACGCGCATTGA